The Bacteroidota bacterium region TTCCTTCTTCAAAATACGGAGCACCGTTTCTGATTTCGGAACCTTTTTTCTGAACATCCAGTTCGGCAACACCACTCATGAATTCGACGTGATGGGGAGATCCGGTATTTAGAAAATAGTGATCCTGATTTTCTACAACAAAATCTACATTCATCATCTTTAAATTAACTAACTCGTTCTCAAAAGTAGCTTCATGTTCCCCGTCAACGGCAATAAATTTTGTTGAACCTTTTATTAGTTCCATTTGCTTTGCAAAGGCAACACAGCATCGGCCACCATTACCGCACATTGTACCTTCGAATCCGTCAGCGTTGTAATAAATCATTCTGAAATCGTAGTTGTTGTCAGGTTCAAGTAGTATCAATCCGTCACCACCAACACCAAACCTGCGGTCGCACAGTTTTTCTACAAGTTTGTTGTCACCTTTAGGAAACCCTAAATCCATGTTGTTGATCATAACAAAATCGTTGCCGGCCCCCTGATATTTATAAAATTTGATTTTCATATTGCTTGTTTCATTTTCAAAAAAAATCACCCTCCGTAATTCTTAATATGTTTCCATGAGAAGTGATTGCTTCTACAAAAGTATTTATTTCAGGCATTAAATCATTACTTACACAATAAAGTTAAAAAATGTTAAGTATTTAAAATATGATAATATTTTTTGCGAATTTTAGTTTTAATATAAGATGAATTTGCGTGAGGGATAGAGCGGTTACCCCGCAGAGAGTCATTGCTTTGTGAAACAAAAGTGATGGCGATCGAGGAGTATGAGCGAAAGCCCGACCTTTGTAGCATTTAACACAGGATGCTGTTTATTAAGATTTTTTATTGCTACAAAGGGCACGCCCTAAATATAAAAACTATAAACAAATGAATTTTAAGAATATTCTATTTGCCGTTACAATTTCAGTAATTACTGCAGGAGTTACAGTTTATCTTATTGATAAAAAAGATATTGAGCTTGTAAAAGAATCTGTAGGTACTCCGGTGTCATTTGTGAGTAATTCAAGGAATAATATGTCGCCTTCTAATTTTACGAAGGCAGCCGAGTCGACTGTTAATGCAGTAGTACATGTTACAAATGTTATGGAAGGTTCTCAAAGAAGAAGGTCTGATTTAGATTTTTTCTGGGGCGGTGGGTCTCAGCAACGTTCACAGCCAATGGTGGGTAGTGGATCAGGAGTTATTATTACTCAGGATGGCTATATAGTTACTAATAATCACGTAATAGAAAAATCACAGTCGATCGAAGTTACTTTGAATAATCAGAAGAGATACACTGCAAAAATAATAGGTACAGATCCGAAAACTGATATTGCTCTTTTGAAAATAGAAGCCGATAAATTACCTAATATCACCCTGTCTGATTCCGATAATATCAGATTAGGTGAGTGGGTATTGGCTGTAGGGAATCCTTTTAATTTAACATCAACTGTAACGGCTGGAATAATCAGTGCTATAGGCAGGGATATTCGCCTTTTGGGACAATCGGGGATAGAGTCGTTTATCCAGACCGATGCTGCTGTAAATCCCGGTAATAGCGGGGGAGCATTGGTGAATACTAATGGGGATTTAATTGGGATAAATACAGCAATTTCTACTCACACGGGGTCTTTTGAGGGCTATTCTTTTGCGGTACCGTCTAATATTGTGAAAAAAGTAGTAGAAGATTTAATAGAATACGGACAGGTTCAAAGAGCATATCT contains the following coding sequences:
- a CDS encoding trypsin-like peptidase domain-containing protein, translated to MNFKNILFAVTISVITAGVTVYLIDKKDIELVKESVGTPVSFVSNSRNNMSPSNFTKAAESTVNAVVHVTNVMEGSQRRRSDLDFFWGGGSQQRSQPMVGSGSGVIITQDGYIVTNNHVIEKSQSIEVTLNNQKRYTAKIIGTDPKTDIALLKIEADKLPNITLSDSDNIRLGEWVLAVGNPFNLTSTVTAGIISAIGRDIRLLGQSGIESFIQTDAAVNPGNSGGALVNTNGDLIGINTAISTHTGSFEGYSFAVPSNIVKKVVEDLIEYGQVQRAYLGINIHELNNEAAKRLEVKDTEGIYISGFSDSGFASESGLAIGDVIYKIDNKNIKTFADLRGYLASKRPGDDVNVKVKRGGNKETLRVKLTNSYGTTELNKLEEKDVLEMLNADFKPLSDKEKYQLGVRAGVKVLNIGDGLLRKAGIKDGFIILIINKQWVRSKEDIERIISGNDKAVLMEVVNNEGYVDYYAVKM
- the dapF gene encoding diaminopimelate epimerase, translated to MKIKFYKYQGAGNDFVMINNMDLGFPKGDNKLVEKLCDRRFGVGGDGLILLEPDNNYDFRMIYYNADGFEGTMCGNGGRCCVAFAKQMELIKGSTKFIAVDGEHEATFENELVNLKMMNVDFVVENQDHYFLNTGSPHHVEFMSGVAELDVQKKGSEIRNGAPYFEEGTNVNFAENLGNNTIKVRTFERGVEAETLACGTGVTAVALSAYKEGILNNNTVKINVEGGNMEVSFTPVDNGFEDVFLKGPATFVFSGEIEV